ATCGGGCATTCCCGCCGGCTGTACAACTACTCCCTGCTTCCGGTGTACCTGCAGAAAGCCTTCCTGCTTCAACGATTGATACGCCTTATTCACGGTGTGCAAGTTGATGTTCAGATCGGATGCCAGACTGCGTACGGAAGGAAGCGCTTCGCCTGGCTTCAATTCTCCGGATGCGATTCCTTCCACCAGCTGCTCCGCAATCTGAGTATAAATAGGCACATCTGATTGTAGATCCAATTCGATGAACATGTTGACCTCCTTCCAGCATCAATTCCGGCTCTGAGACAAGCCAACCTCAGAAGATATATCTGTTATAGTTTAT
This is a stretch of genomic DNA from Paenibacillus sp. sptzw28. It encodes these proteins:
- a CDS encoding GntR family transcriptional regulator; this encodes MFIELDLQSDVPIYTQIAEQLVEGIASGELKPGEALPSVRSLASDLNINLHTVNKAYQSLKQEGFLQVHRKQGVVVQPAGMPDVTAAFLGKLRRQLRPLAAEAIVRGMSEAEFTEICLAVYRRDYTEEGELHQ